A stretch of the Uranotaenia lowii strain MFRU-FL chromosome 3, ASM2978415v1, whole genome shotgun sequence genome encodes the following:
- the LOC129753298 gene encoding glycogen [starch] synthase-like: LIKFYLLQFKKCAEQYSHDNEFGPPRIVAHFHEWQAGVGLIALRTRHVDVATVFTTHATLLGRYLCAGATDFYNNLDKFPVDEEAGKRQIYHRYCLERAASHLSHVFTTVSEITGYESEHLLKRKPDIITPNGLNVKKFSAIHEFQNLHAMAKDKIHEFTRGHFYGHFNFDLDKTLYMFIAGRYEFSNKGADVFIEALARLNHMLKSSLPDVTVVAFLIFPAKTNNFNVESLRGHAVTKQLRDTINSIQQQVGKRMYDTCLQGRLPEGDDLLTKEDIVKIKRCLYSLQRDGNPPVTTHNVVDDWNDPVLESVRRCHLFNTKYDRVKIVFHPEFLNQTNPLFGLDYEEFVRGCHLGVFPSYYEPWGYTPAECTVMGIPSITTNLSGFGCFMQEHIADPKSYGIYIVDRRHVAVEESVQQLAKFMFDFSKLNRRQRIIQRNRTERLSDLLDWRNLGIYYRQARIKALQAVYPDYVDESESYLKRAADFNYPRPVSAPPSPSSSRHTTPAPSVHGSDDEQDSVNSEEELEELRKDN; this comes from the exons CTTATCAAATTCTATCTGTTGCAGTTCAAAAAATGTGCCGAACAGTACTCCCACGACAACGAGTTTGGACCACCGCGCATTGTGGCTCACTTCCACGAGTGGCAGGCCGGCGTTGGTCTGATAGCGCTCCGGACCCGGCACGTAGATGTCGCCACCGTATTCACGACCCATGCCACACTACTGGGTCGATACCTTTGTGCGGGTGCTACTGACTTCTACAACAACTTGGACAAGTTCCCGGTCGATGAGGAAGCCGGTAAACGTCAAATCTACCACCGGTACTGTCTGGAACGAGCTGCATCTCACTTGAGTCATGTGTTCACAACCGTATCGGAGATCACCGGGTACGAGTCGGAGCATCTGCTTAAACGTAAACCGGACATCATTACCCCGAACGGGTTGAACGTTAAGAAGTTCTCTGCCATTCACGAGTTCCAGAATTTGCATGCCATGGCCAAGGATAAAATCCACGAATTCACCCGTGGGCATTTCTATGGGCACTTCAACTTTGATCTGGATAAAACCCTCTACATGTTCATTGCCGGTCGATACGAGTTCTCGAACAAGGGTGCCGATGTCTTCATCGAAGCACTTGCTCGACTCAACCATATGTTGAAGAGCAGTCTTCCGGATGTTACGGTGGTGGCATTTTTGATTTTCCCAGCCAAAACGAACAACTTCAATGTTGAATCTTTGCGTGGCCATGCCGTTACTAAGCAGCTACGTGATACCATCAACAGCATCCAGCAGCAGGTTGGAAAGCGAATGTACGACACTTGTTTGCAAGGACGCTTACCAGAAGGCGATGATCTTTTGACGAAGGAAGATATTGTCAAGATCAAACGCTGTCTGTACTCGTTGCAGCGTGATGGAAATCCACCAGTTACAACCCATAACGTGGTAGATGACTGGAATGATCCGGTGCTGGAATCGGTGCGTCGTTGTCATCTCTTCAACACCAAGTACGATCGGGTGAAGATCGTTTTCCATCCAGAGTTCCTTAACCAAACGAATCCTCTGTTCGGTTTGGACTACGAGGAGTTCGTGCGTGGGTGTCATTTGGGCGTTTTTCCGTCGTACTACGAACCATGGGGCTACACACCTGCCGAATGTACGGTCATGGGTATTCCCAGCATCACGACTAATCTCTCCGGTTTTGGTTGTTTCATGCAAGAGCATATCGCCGATCCCAAATCGTACGGCATCTACATCGTCGATCGTCGCCACGTAGCTGTTGAAGAGAGTGTTCAGCAGCTAGCAAAGTTCATGTTTGACTTCTCTAAGCTTAATCGACGTCAGAGAATTATCCAACGTAATCGTACCGAGCGTTTGAGCGATCTGCTCGATTGGAGAAATCTGGGAATA TACTACCGCCAAGCGCGAATCAAGGCACTGCAAGCTGTTTATCCGGATTACGTCGATGAGTCTGAGAGTTATCTGAAGCGTGCTGCCGACTTCAACTATCCTCGTCCTGTTAGCGCCCCACCAAGCCCAAGCTCTTCCC GACACACCACTCCGGCTCCTTCAGTGCATGGTTCCGACGATGAACAGGATTCCGTTAATTCAGAGGAAGAGTTGGAAGAGCTAAGGAAGGACAACTGA